The proteins below come from a single Thalassomonas actiniarum genomic window:
- a CDS encoding glycosyl hydrolase family 18 protein codes for MSFNKKPLSWLIASILTGSSVSVVAAEVIEEAVTYENGGQYTIGTVVDHNGNYYRCEGAFWAYCGNAAYEPGNANGFWQTGAWTLIGPVPTEGNAPEGEELSIMAEIDFYHGEIWGTTSSVEYVFATDLTEMVIAYPPNTIADITSAWGADASIEKTGSSDIVTLTKKTDITYEVTQVGFNLVLQDDVEFRSLATISAVLNGESVQVNNNGVKADAVVVEASPVPGFDPFPKTIDDRVITHYNSARSTHKTFQNPTYTDAAGNEHEYLIGGYYTDWGVYSPTAYTPNELPVNNMNFIQVSFAAICSEGDASNWFGNESATIEARPKIAELCADKPTGTMIIPDHWAHYGKPDMNLPEWKREWNQTAYHVIDYSRNTPNPFASTPTKAFYNVGDVTLREQGGFDYAWGLKNDLSHMERVLNRNGKNFDMYLSIGGWTLSDPFPVIANNPSYRTTFINSVINYLKLNEHITGIDLDWEFVGVDGAKTGIMGDRDTNNHTKLVYELRQALDALGNQRGVDYQLSSAMGTAPKHLTKVNWQPVTIDGVDYPGIGDMLDHIFMMSYDYYGAWDNTVGHHTALYTNGELEGHSIDSAVQYLKQQGINSRKLIIGYAGYGRLWANVNPSELNTSGQYAFPTEAQGNSPGNIGTLEAANVAWRHIKATAYDDQGNLKPGYEYVRDEKAKAEYLVATNPDDNSKNVVVTLDTPWAVQKKAEYVVAQELGGMFTWALDNDDGDLLNAANTGLGARKLYDDMRPSARENSLILYRSKEAEFCSNPHTKLAYANEVLTDFVINFLTLGVSGLSKTIEAGINAFIDAVTVDNKTVLELTDEEWQMYFDVLRGLETADGQPLDESKLSKEYVTTLADSVLEAGAGALADTLLTSTPLLIDLGISIGSDFVLDLIIPANGDYCDRITRDTLDPWQQLSKDHPELKHNFGY; via the coding sequence ATGAGCTTTAATAAAAAACCACTCAGTTGGCTAATTGCCTCAATATTAACCGGAAGCAGTGTTTCAGTTGTCGCGGCCGAAGTGATCGAAGAGGCGGTCACTTATGAGAACGGCGGGCAATATACCATTGGCACTGTGGTCGACCACAACGGCAATTATTACCGCTGCGAAGGGGCATTTTGGGCCTACTGCGGTAACGCTGCCTATGAACCGGGTAATGCTAACGGCTTTTGGCAAACAGGTGCCTGGACCTTAATCGGCCCGGTGCCAACAGAAGGTAATGCCCCCGAAGGCGAAGAGCTCAGCATAATGGCGGAAATAGACTTCTACCACGGGGAAATTTGGGGCACGACCAGCTCGGTCGAATATGTCTTTGCCACCGACCTGACTGAAATGGTGATCGCTTACCCGCCTAATACCATTGCCGATATCACCAGTGCCTGGGGAGCCGATGCCAGCATTGAAAAAACAGGTAGCAGCGATATTGTCACCTTAACCAAAAAAACCGATATCACTTATGAAGTGACCCAGGTTGGTTTTAACCTGGTCCTTCAAGACGATGTTGAATTTCGCAGCCTGGCCACCATCAGTGCCGTGCTTAACGGTGAATCGGTACAGGTAAACAATAACGGCGTTAAAGCGGATGCGGTTGTGGTTGAAGCATCACCGGTGCCCGGCTTTGATCCCTTCCCAAAAACCATAGACGACAGGGTGATCACCCATTACAACAGCGCCAGGTCGACCCATAAAACCTTCCAGAACCCGACTTATACCGATGCTGCCGGCAATGAGCATGAGTATTTAATCGGTGGTTACTATACCGACTGGGGCGTTTATTCTCCTACCGCCTACACCCCCAATGAATTGCCGGTCAATAACATGAACTTTATCCAGGTTTCTTTTGCCGCCATTTGCAGCGAGGGAGACGCCAGCAACTGGTTCGGCAATGAAAGTGCCACCATTGAAGCCAGACCGAAAATTGCCGAGCTTTGTGCCGACAAACCCACAGGCACTATGATCATTCCCGATCATTGGGCACACTACGGCAAACCGGATATGAACCTGCCCGAGTGGAAAAGAGAGTGGAACCAGACGGCTTACCATGTTATCGACTACAGCCGAAATACCCCCAACCCCTTTGCATCGACGCCGACCAAAGCATTCTATAATGTCGGTGACGTCACCCTGAGAGAGCAAGGGGGCTTTGATTATGCCTGGGGTTTGAAAAACGATTTATCCCATATGGAGCGGGTATTAAACCGTAACGGCAAAAACTTCGATATGTACCTTTCCATCGGCGGCTGGACCTTAAGTGATCCTTTCCCGGTCATTGCCAATAACCCAAGTTACCGAACCACCTTTATCAACAGTGTGATCAACTACCTTAAGCTCAATGAACATATCACCGGCATTGATCTTGACTGGGAATTTGTCGGCGTTGACGGTGCAAAAACCGGTATTATGGGAGACAGAGACACCAACAACCATACCAAGCTGGTTTATGAACTGCGCCAGGCACTCGATGCCCTGGGCAATCAACGCGGCGTTGACTACCAGTTATCCTCCGCCATGGGCACGGCGCCCAAACATTTAACCAAGGTAAACTGGCAGCCGGTGACCATAGACGGCGTCGATTACCCCGGCATCGGCGACATGTTAGATCATATCTTTATGATGTCTTATGACTACTACGGCGCCTGGGACAATACCGTAGGCCACCATACCGCCCTTTATACCAACGGCGAACTGGAAGGACACAGTATCGACAGTGCCGTGCAATACCTTAAACAGCAGGGGATCAACTCCCGCAAACTCATCATAGGCTATGCCGGTTACGGGCGTTTATGGGCCAATGTCAATCCGTCTGAGCTTAATACCAGCGGGCAATATGCCTTCCCGACCGAAGCCCAGGGTAATTCGCCCGGCAATATCGGTACCCTGGAAGCCGCCAACGTTGCCTGGCGCCATATCAAAGCAACCGCCTATGACGACCAGGGTAATTTAAAGCCAGGTTATGAGTATGTGCGCGATGAAAAAGCTAAAGCCGAATATCTGGTTGCAACCAATCCCGACGACAATAGCAAAAATGTGGTGGTCACGTTAGACACCCCATGGGCGGTACAGAAAAAAGCGGAATATGTGGTTGCCCAGGAGCTCGGCGGTATGTTTACCTGGGCACTGGATAACGATGACGGTGACTTGTTAAATGCTGCCAATACCGGCTTAGGGGCGAGAAAGTTATATGACGATATGCGCCCGAGCGCCAGGGAAAACTCCTTGATCCTTTACCGCTCTAAAGAAGCCGAGTTCTGCTCGAACCCTCATACCAAACTGGCCTATGCCAATGAAGTGTTGACAGATTTTGTTATCAACTTCCTGACCTTAGGAGTGAGCGGTTTAAGTAAAACCATAGAAGCAGGCATCAACGCCTTTATCGATGCGGTAACCGTCGACAATAAAACGGTACTTGAACTCACCGATGAAGAGTGGCAAATGTACTTTGATGTCCTGCGCGGTTTGGAAACCGCCGACGGTCAGCCACTGGATGAAAGCAAACTGAGCAAGGAATATGTCACGACGCTTGCCGACAGCGTACTTGAAGCCGGCGCCGGTGCCCTGGCCGATACC